A genomic segment from Hymenobacter volaticus encodes:
- a CDS encoding sensor histidine kinase, translating to MKPDSSLHHVNGQVQIEVADNGTGMSPAVQAKVFQPFCTTKPTGEGTGLGLWLSHDSIAQGHGGTLHVESQEGHSTTFRIGLPLTT from the coding sequence GTGAAACCAGATAGCTCGCTGCACCACGTGAACGGGCAGGTGCAGATAGAGGTGGCCGATAATGGGACCGGCATGAGCCCGGCGGTACAAGCTAAGGTGTTCCAGCCCTTTTGTACGACCAAGCCGACCGGGGAGGGCACCGGCCTAGGCCTCTGGCTTAGCCACGATAGCATCGCTCAAGGCCATGGGGGCACGCTCCATGTGGAAAGCCAGGAAGGCCACAGCACCACGTTCCGCATTGGACTGCCCCTGACAACCTAG
- a CDS encoding SBBP repeat-containing protein, with protein sequence MVYSTQLLLAVSLLLPMLTTQAPADHPAPPATGAVRPTTDHSLLQQRRPAPPALAGTPSSSSRAEAVRQVWDARYAGTGTATDMAVDAAGNVIVTGISYSTSLDDYAYLTVKYAASGQQLWAVRFEGAALTRAAKVVVDARGNVYVSGTGTGRGNGSNREDFVTFKYSASGTLLWTTRFDGGGDRRRRDYAADIAVDAAGNVYVTGTTDSGSIAPSDYGDMVTVKYSPTGQRLWTTSFPTFSNNFHQAVALALDGAGEVLVSGLDRSNVGSLTYKYAGASGRQLWQRRTGGPFPAALAVDAAGDAYVTGRGRGPMARPTTPRSNTRGERSGTLASPLRRPKPGPRSGDGAGPRRGGQRAGDGHLERGVRHAQVRGFQRPATLASALPRTRPGTSQQLNPRPGRQRVCDGASG encoded by the coding sequence ATGGTGTATTCTACCCAGTTGCTGCTCGCAGTAAGCTTGCTGCTACCTATGCTGACAACTCAGGCACCAGCCGATCACCCCGCGCCCCCGGCGACGGGGGCAGTTCGCCCAACGACCGACCACTCTCTTCTCCAGCAGCGCCGCCCCGCCCCGCCCGCGCTGGCGGGAACGCCTAGCTCATCTAGCCGAGCGGAAGCCGTTCGCCAGGTATGGGATGCGCGCTACGCGGGCACGGGCACGGCAACGGATATGGCCGTGGATGCGGCCGGCAACGTGATCGTGACGGGCATTTCGTACAGCACTAGCCTCGACGACTATGCCTACCTCACCGTGAAGTATGCAGCCAGTGGCCAGCAACTCTGGGCGGTCCGCTTCGAGGGGGCCGCCCTTACTCGGGCGGCGAAGGTGGTGGTGGATGCCCGGGGCAATGTGTACGTGAGCGGCACGGGCACCGGCCGCGGCAATGGCAGTAACCGGGAGGACTTTGTCACTTTTAAATATTCGGCCAGCGGCACCCTGTTATGGACCACCCGCTTCGACGGGGGAGGAGACAGGCGCCGCCGCGATTACGCGGCCGACATCGCGGTGGATGCCGCCGGCAACGTCTACGTCACGGGCACCACCGATTCGGGCAGCATCGCGCCGAGCGACTACGGCGACATGGTGACGGTGAAGTATTCGCCCACCGGGCAGCGACTCTGGACCACTTCCTTCCCGACCTTTAGTAACAACTTCCACCAGGCCGTGGCCCTGGCCCTGGATGGGGCCGGGGAGGTGTTGGTGAGCGGCCTCGACCGCTCTAACGTGGGGTCTTTGACGTACAAGTATGCCGGGGCCAGCGGCCGGCAACTCTGGCAGCGCCGCACAGGGGGTCCCTTTCCGGCCGCCCTGGCCGTCGATGCGGCAGGCGATGCCTACGTGACGGGCCGCGGGCGGGGGCCGATGGCTCGGCCGACTACACCACGGTCAAATACGCGGGGGGAGCGGTCAGGAACTCTGGCAAGCCCACTACGACGGCCCAAACCAGGCCCTCGATCAGGCGACGGCGCTGGCCCTCGACGGGGCGGGCAACGTGCTGGTGACGGGCACCTCGAACGCGGCGTACGCCACGCTCAAGTACGCGGGTTCCAGCGGCCAGCAACTCTGGCAAGCGCGTTACCCCGGACCCGGCCCGGCACAAGCCAGCAGCTTAACCCTCGACCCGGCCGGCAACGTGTATGTGACGGGGCGAGCGGTTGA
- a CDS encoding malectin domain-containing carbohydrate-binding protein, which translates to MYVTGRAVDTSSSSAEVATVKYAAADGQQLWETRYAGLSPTAPGAVGVALDAAGHVYVAGTTTLGGGTYFALQYAQSSDTPPIFVVPNPIRALAAEGECGASVAFAATATGTPAPTLTYALPSGPITSPHLFPVGVSTVTVTATSSTGTQTQAFTVTVVDTEPPTLAAPTDITLSTDAGSCYASPFLPPPAATDRCGPVSVTGVRSDSWSVSSSFPIGTTTIIWTATDEAGNYTVSAPQLVHVRDQTIPIVRTQDISVRLVNGRATVTVEQVDNGSRDPCGFSEMTLSRTEFTAADLGPNRVTLTVTDDSGNAASAEAVVTILPAAPTSGVARYRLHAGGGPVNTSQGLFAADQYAADGAVFSTDQPIAGTDEDALYQTERYGRFTYHLPVPNGQYMVRLHFAEIYWRAPGQRVFDVAAEGTTVLQAYDIVQKVGPLTATTETFSVTVRDGQLTLAFVPGAAGTDLPKVSAIEVLEVVPTAVLRLNAGADTLSTSLGRFAADQYMAGGVPFATTAPIAGTEDDALYQSERYGTFRYNLPVPNGTYTVKLHFAELYWNAPGQRVFDVTAEGTPVLQAYDIVQKVGPLTATTESFLVTVTDGVLSLAFAPGAGGVDQPKVSAIEVLSESAVSPVAAARPAASPLATVAPAKLPVYSAQVKLYPNPSTDGRVTVELPAAFQGEVSYTLVSALGTTLSQGRRTVSTAGQSLTFDFSPQLAAEGLYYLHLHGAKGQAHVKLLRK; encoded by the coding sequence GTGTATGTGACGGGGCGAGCGGTTGATACGAGCAGCAGCAGCGCGGAGGTGGCCACCGTGAAATACGCGGCCGCCGATGGCCAGCAACTCTGGGAAACCCGCTACGCCGGCTTGTCCCCCACCGCTCCTGGAGCAGTCGGCGTGGCCCTGGATGCGGCGGGTCACGTGTACGTGGCGGGCACGACCACCCTCGGGGGAGGCACGTATTTCGCCCTCCAGTACGCCCAATCTAGCGATACCCCGCCGATTTTCGTAGTACCCAACCCCATCCGGGCCCTGGCAGCTGAGGGGGAGTGTGGGGCCTCGGTGGCGTTTGCGGCAACGGCCACCGGCACGCCGGCGCCTACCCTCACTTATGCCCTGCCCAGCGGGCCGATCACCTCGCCCCACCTCTTTCCGGTGGGAGTCAGTACAGTTACAGTCACGGCCACCAGCAGCACGGGCACCCAGACCCAGGCCTTCACCGTCACGGTAGTGGATACCGAGCCGCCGACCCTGGCCGCCCCCACGGACATAACTCTCTCCACGGATGCTGGGAGCTGCTACGCCTCGCCTTTTCTGCCACCACCGGCGGCGACGGACCGGTGCGGGCCGGTCAGCGTGACGGGCGTACGCAGTGATTCCTGGTCCGTATCATCTTCCTTTCCAATTGGCACAACCACCATTATCTGGACGGCCACCGACGAAGCCGGCAACTATACGGTCAGTGCCCCGCAACTGGTGCACGTGCGTGACCAAACGATTCCCATTGTGCGCACCCAAGATATCAGCGTCAGGTTGGTGAATGGCAGGGCGACGGTCACGGTCGAGCAGGTCGATAACGGCAGCAGGGATCCCTGCGGCTTTAGCGAAATGACGCTGAGCCGGACCGAGTTCACGGCCGCCGACCTGGGCCCTAACCGGGTCACCTTAACCGTGACGGACGACTCCGGTAACGCGGCTAGTGCCGAGGCGGTGGTTACGATACTGCCGGCTGCGCCGACCAGTGGGGTGGCCCGCTACCGCCTGCATGCCGGCGGTGGCCCGGTTAACACCTCGCAGGGTCTCTTCGCCGCCGACCAGTACGCGGCGGACGGAGCAGTCTTCTCGACCGACCAGCCCATTGCGGGCACCGACGAGGATGCGCTCTACCAAACCGAGCGCTACGGCCGCTTCACCTACCACCTGCCCGTGCCCAACGGGCAGTACATGGTCAGGTTGCACTTCGCCGAAATCTACTGGCGCGCCCCGGGTCAGCGCGTGTTCGACGTGGCGGCGGAGGGCACGACCGTACTGCAAGCCTATGACATCGTGCAGAAGGTCGGACCGTTGACGGCGACTACGGAGACTTTCTCCGTCACTGTCAGGGACGGCCAGCTCACGCTCGCCTTTGTCCCCGGCGCCGCCGGCACAGATTTGCCCAAGGTGTCGGCGATCGAAGTGCTGGAGGTGGTACCGACGGCCGTGCTTCGTCTCAATGCCGGGGCCGACACACTCAGCACCTCGCTGGGCCGCTTCGCCGCCGATCAGTACATGGCCGGCGGAGTACCTTTCGCCACCACGGCACCCATTGCCGGTACCGAGGACGATGCCTTGTACCAGAGTGAGCGTTACGGCACCTTCCGCTATAACTTGCCGGTGCCCAACGGAACCTACACGGTAAAGCTGCACTTTGCTGAGCTCTACTGGAACGCGCCAGGGCAGCGCGTGTTCGATGTGACAGCGGAAGGCACCCCCGTGCTCCAGGCGTATGATATCGTGCAGAAGGTGGGCCCGCTGACGGCCACCACCGAGTCCTTTTTGGTAACCGTCACCGACGGCGTGCTCTCGCTCGCCTTTGCCCCCGGCGCGGGTGGGGTGGATCAACCGAAAGTGTCGGCCATCGAGGTGCTGAGCGAGAGCGCCGTTTCACCGGTCGCCGCCGCGCGCCCCGCCGCTAGTCCCTTGGCAACCGTTGCCCCAGCTAAGCTGCCCGTCTACAGCGCCCAGGTCAAGCTCTACCCCAATCCGTCTACTGATGGCCGCGTCACGGTCGAGCTGCCGGCTGCCTTTCAAGGCGAGGTCAGCTACACGCTGGTCTCGGCGCTGGGCACGACCCTGAGTCAAGGCCGGCGCACGGTTTCAACCGCAGGGCAGTCGTTAACCTTCGACTTTTCACCGCAGCTCGCGGCCGAAGGCCTCTACTACCTGCACCTGCACGGGGCCAAGGGGCAGGCCCACGTCAAGCTGCTGCGGAAATAA
- a CDS encoding Crp/Fnr family transcriptional regulator, translated as MYSQILANVARHVILTPEEAARFTHLLGPQQVASGEHVLVAGERATCLWFVVSGCVRTYATDAQGREHNLAFSTEGWWCTDSASFFEGGRATLALQALETTSLLSLSLPDLENLCTQVPKFERFFRLLSQKGYQLLERRLVAMLRLTAEARFIRFYRQYPRLLNRVAQKHIAAYLGITPEFLSMLRRKHTPPARS; from the coding sequence ATGTATTCGCAAATACTAGCTAATGTTGCCCGCCATGTCATCCTAACGCCCGAGGAGGCCGCCCGCTTCACCCACCTGCTGGGCCCGCAACAGGTAGCGAGCGGTGAGCACGTACTGGTTGCAGGCGAGCGCGCTACCTGCCTCTGGTTCGTGGTGAGCGGCTGTGTCCGTACCTATGCTACCGATGCTCAGGGGCGAGAACACAACCTGGCCTTCTCCACCGAAGGGTGGTGGTGCACCGACTCGGCCAGCTTTTTCGAAGGCGGCCGGGCCACGCTGGCCCTGCAAGCCTTAGAAACGACCAGCCTGCTCTCGCTTAGCCTGCCCGACTTAGAGAATCTGTGCACCCAGGTGCCCAAGTTTGAGCGCTTCTTTCGGCTGCTTTCCCAAAAGGGCTACCAATTGCTCGAGCGCCGTCTGGTGGCGATGCTGCGCCTGACGGCCGAGGCGCGCTTTATCCGCTTCTATCGGCAATACCCCCGCCTGCTCAACCGCGTGGCGCAAAAGCATATTGCCGCGTACCTCGGCATCACGCCCGAGTTTTTGAGCATGTTGCGCCGCAAGCACACGCCGCCGGCGCGTTCTTAA
- a CDS encoding Crp/Fnr family transcriptional regulator, which translates to MPALLLPYLDRVGFIPEVDRAVIAAAWQVRSLKEGETLLTAGAVCHELYFVQEGVLRIQVQQASGKEVTHFFMAENRFCTILHSFTHQIPAAESIQAACVTQVLAISRTNLEALYHQLPYLRNLIMESIQQGLLDKIRLRNSYLGQDSAARYHQFLRCQPEVARRVSLSDVASYLGITQQSLSRIRRASN; encoded by the coding sequence ATGCCTGCCTTGCTACTGCCCTACTTAGACCGCGTGGGCTTCATTCCGGAGGTTGACCGGGCGGTAATTGCCGCTGCGTGGCAAGTGCGCTCCTTAAAAGAGGGGGAGACGTTACTAACGGCCGGTGCCGTGTGCCACGAATTATATTTTGTGCAAGAGGGCGTATTACGTATCCAGGTGCAGCAAGCAAGTGGCAAGGAAGTGACTCACTTCTTTATGGCTGAAAACCGCTTTTGTACCATTTTGCACAGTTTTACCCACCAAATACCGGCGGCTGAGAGCATTCAGGCAGCCTGCGTGACGCAGGTGCTGGCCATTAGCAGAACGAATTTGGAGGCCCTATACCACCAGCTGCCCTATTTGCGAAACCTGATTATGGAGAGTATCCAACAGGGCTTGCTGGATAAGATTAGGCTCCGGAACTCCTACTTAGGGCAAGATTCAGCGGCGCGCTATCACCAGTTTTTACGCTGTCAGCCCGAAGTCGCACGGCGGGTTTCCCTCTCGGACGTGGCCTCCTATCTGGGAATTACACAGCAGTCGCTCAGTCGCATTCGTCGGGCGAGCAACTAG
- a CDS encoding replication initiation protein: protein MNKPEKADKIVTQHNALINARFSFVPLQMRLFLALLARIEFEDTDFREHFVPFSEIGFTDRGGSSYQLLEEVCEKLTSFTLYIEELEPGTRRRRKRPNYKFISLMDTVEYQGDRGGVLASFNPSIMPYLLQLRESGNFTTAALAELRKLKSPYALRIYWLLKEYADFGQRTLSLEQLRFMLDIAENEYPRFSNFKARVLDKAQSELAATDMPFTFELERQNQIVQKIRFLIELSGKPQDREITDDTELIESSEALENVQHTEKVEHVEYAGVPAWHQELLKAGVSKRSVQQISKQLQAGEYPLGYVDFVLARITKLLRLGKVKKPAGAIYKALVDKYLLAEYLESQTKVATRPVVVPAIETLEEVAMPLSEVEQMYQNPGPFLKKMIGEETFEQHLQRLYLNEGFVIEQRAGVEWLVKH, encoded by the coding sequence TCTTGGCACGCATAGAATTTGAGGACACTGATTTTCGGGAACACTTCGTTCCGTTCTCCGAGATCGGGTTCACCGATCGGGGCGGATCATCGTACCAGTTGCTGGAAGAAGTTTGCGAAAAGCTAACTTCCTTCACCCTCTACATCGAGGAATTGGAGCCCGGTACGCGGCGCCGGCGCAAGCGTCCTAACTACAAGTTTATCTCCCTGATGGATACGGTCGAGTACCAGGGAGACCGGGGTGGGGTACTAGCATCATTTAACCCGAGTATCATGCCTTACTTGTTGCAGTTGCGGGAGAGTGGCAACTTCACCACGGCAGCTCTGGCAGAACTGCGGAAATTGAAGAGTCCCTACGCGCTACGCATCTATTGGCTGCTGAAAGAATACGCGGATTTCGGTCAGCGCACCCTCAGCTTAGAGCAACTCCGGTTTATGCTCGATATTGCCGAGAATGAATATCCCCGGTTCTCTAATTTCAAAGCCCGGGTGCTAGATAAGGCGCAAAGCGAATTAGCCGCCACCGACATGCCCTTTACGTTTGAGTTAGAGCGGCAGAACCAGATCGTGCAGAAGATTCGGTTTTTGATTGAACTCTCCGGCAAACCCCAGGATCGCGAAATTACCGATGATACGGAATTAATTGAGAGTTCGGAAGCTTTAGAAAATGTTCAGCATACCGAGAAAGTTGAACATGTCGAGTATGCTGGTGTCCCGGCTTGGCATCAGGAACTTTTAAAAGCGGGCGTAAGCAAACGCAGCGTGCAGCAAATTAGCAAGCAATTACAAGCGGGCGAGTATCCTCTCGGGTATGTGGATTTCGTGTTGGCTCGCATCACCAAACTGCTGCGCTTAGGCAAAGTGAAGAAGCCGGCCGGCGCCATTTACAAAGCGTTAGTCGACAAGTATTTGCTGGCAGAGTACTTAGAAAGCCAAACCAAGGTAGCAACTCGTCCCGTGGTTGTGCCGGCAATAGAAACCCTGGAAGAAGTTGCCATGCCCTTGTCAGAAGTCGAGCAGATGTATCAGAACCCGGGTCCTTTTCTGAAAAAGATGATAGGGGAGGAAACGTTCGAGCAACATCTCCAGCGATTGTATCTAAACGAAGGCTTCGTTATCGAACAACGAGCCGGGGTCGAGTGGCTGGTTAAACACTGA
- a CDS encoding carboxypeptidase-like regulatory domain-containing protein has product MTGKVTDKVTGAALPYASIQLVGSSRGTTTNQAGEFVFRIPAPAASQSLVFSYLGYQSVTVAWSPSGPPQVTIALEPEAIRLPQVVVQPVTALDLVARCLEKVPQNYAAVPYQAEGFQREVVRANQNVIQLWEAAFRTTGRPQAQTTAVLEGRYLEDKRAKAPLWNPARGAFTPSGGRPFPASMPPTRTGFWA; this is encoded by the coding sequence TTGACGGGTAAAGTTACCGACAAGGTCACCGGAGCCGCTTTGCCTTATGCGTCGATTCAGTTAGTGGGGAGCAGCAGGGGCACCACCACGAACCAAGCCGGCGAGTTTGTGTTTCGGATTCCGGCGCCCGCTGCCAGCCAATCGCTGGTCTTTTCCTACCTGGGATATCAGTCGGTTACCGTGGCGTGGTCCCCCAGCGGACCGCCACAAGTCACCATTGCCCTCGAGCCGGAAGCCATCCGCTTGCCGCAGGTCGTCGTCCAGCCCGTAACGGCCCTGGACCTGGTGGCCCGCTGCTTGGAAAAAGTGCCGCAGAACTACGCCGCGGTGCCTTACCAGGCGGAGGGCTTTCAACGGGAAGTCGTCCGGGCCAACCAAAACGTGATTCAACTCTGGGAGGCCGCATTTCGCACCACCGGCCGCCCACAGGCCCAAACCACTGCCGTGCTCGAAGGCCGCTACCTGGAGGACAAGCGCGCCAAAGCGCCGCTATGGAATCCCGCGCGCGGGGCTTTTACACCTTCGGGTGGACGGCCGTTTCCGGCATCGATGCCCCCGACCCGCACCGGTTTTTGGGCGTGA
- a CDS encoding S41 family peptidase, with translation MGRGAWGRQQQTYTARQLSEDATYAQESLQKLHPAPYWHTDPASLDRAFADVKKHLTKPASEAELLQLLSPVIEQIHCGHTELYPSEAAEQHQARVAKPFPLELGLNGEQAVVRQAYASIPKGATVVAINGHELGDVLPRLRAVIPADGHNQTYKQFRMQHDFAALFARHVQATDSFTIAFREPGQPPLRTMRVAGQEQAAPASKYATARTDEDLRTLVLTVPSFATDQEFPAFLEQTFRTLATQRLTSLVIDLRGNAGGRDEYAALLYSYLATEPFRVYQRITVPTADRDLLNRLSVAGVPLLTAIPGYLTGLQPTKTGLAYVNHPGLHLQPPQPNAFRGPVYVLVNGGTFSAAADFAALVRSHQRGVFIGEEVGGGYYGNASLGTAQLTLPHSKLRLLLPLARFESAVSAQGAVAGHGVVPEHPVRYELADLLASRDKELQVCYELLRKAKQ, from the coding sequence ATGGGCCGCGGAGCTTGGGGGCGCCAGCAGCAAACGTACACCGCCCGCCAGTTGAGCGAAGACGCAACCTATGCCCAGGAAAGCCTGCAGAAACTGCACCCGGCGCCGTATTGGCACACCGACCCGGCAAGCCTGGACCGCGCGTTCGCCGACGTGAAAAAGCACCTGACCAAGCCCGCCTCGGAGGCGGAGTTGCTGCAACTGCTCAGCCCCGTGATTGAACAGATTCATTGCGGGCACACCGAGCTTTACCCGTCCGAAGCCGCCGAGCAGCACCAAGCCCGCGTGGCCAAGCCCTTTCCCTTGGAGCTTGGGCTAAACGGGGAGCAGGCAGTGGTGCGCCAGGCCTATGCAAGCATCCCGAAAGGCGCCACCGTAGTCGCCATCAACGGGCACGAACTCGGCGACGTGTTGCCCCGGCTGCGGGCCGTCATTCCGGCGGACGGGCACAACCAGACCTATAAGCAATTCCGCATGCAGCACGATTTTGCCGCCCTCTTCGCCCGCCACGTGCAGGCGACCGACTCGTTTACCATCGCTTTTCGGGAGCCGGGTCAGCCGCCTCTGCGCACGATGCGCGTGGCCGGTCAGGAGCAGGCTGCCCCCGCGAGCAAGTACGCGACGGCCCGAACCGACGAGGACTTGCGCACCTTGGTGCTGACGGTTCCCTCCTTTGCGACCGACCAGGAGTTTCCCGCTTTTCTCGAGCAGACGTTTCGCACCCTGGCCACCCAGCGGCTGACGAGCCTCGTAATCGACCTGCGCGGCAACGCAGGCGGCCGGGACGAGTACGCGGCGCTGCTCTATTCTTACCTGGCCACCGAGCCTTTTCGAGTCTACCAGCGGATTACGGTCCCCACCGCGGACCGCGACTTGCTGAACCGCTTATCCGTGGCGGGTGTCCCCTTGCTCACAGCCATTCCGGGCTACCTGACCGGCCTTCAACCCACGAAAACGGGCCTGGCGTACGTCAACCACCCCGGCCTGCACCTGCAACCGCCCCAGCCCAACGCGTTTCGGGGCCCCGTGTACGTGCTCGTCAACGGCGGCACGTTTTCGGCGGCGGCCGATTTTGCCGCCCTCGTCCGCAGCCACCAGCGGGGGGTATTTATCGGCGAAGAAGTCGGTGGGGGGTATTATGGCAACGCCAGCTTAGGTACGGCCCAACTGACGCTGCCCCACTCCAAACTTCGTTTGCTGCTGCCGCTGGCTCGGTTTGAGTCGGCCGTTTCCGCCCAGGGCGCGGTGGCCGGGCACGGCGTCGTCCCGGAGCACCCCGTGCGCTACGAGCTAGCCGACCTCTTAGCCAGCCGGGATAAAGAATTGCAAGTTTGTTATGAGCTGCTCCGAAAAGCGAAACAATAA
- a CDS encoding SDR family oxidoreductase: MAGTRVVVLGGSGGLGLATAQAAAADGAHVVIVSSNQERINRALAELPAGSEGHAVNLTDETQVEQFFAQLGAFDHLVFSAGEALQLSEVANTTLQAMRQTFELRYFGTLAAVKYATPHLRSGGSIVLTSGIASLRPGKGWAVAASICGAIEALTRALAVELAPIRVNAVVPGVVKTDIWASLPVADREAMYAGLAQTLPVGKVAEAGAVAQTYLYLLRQPFNTGQTVVVDGGAVLV, encoded by the coding sequence TTGGCTGGAACGCGTGTCGTAGTGCTAGGCGGCAGCGGCGGCCTGGGCCTGGCCACCGCCCAAGCGGCGGCGGCGGACGGCGCCCACGTCGTTATCGTTTCCAGCAACCAGGAGCGAATCAACCGAGCCCTTGCCGAACTGCCTGCCGGTAGCGAAGGCCACGCTGTCAACCTCACGGACGAAACGCAGGTAGAGCAGTTTTTCGCTCAACTCGGCGCGTTTGACCATCTGGTCTTTTCGGCTGGCGAAGCCTTGCAACTGAGTGAAGTGGCCAATACGACCTTGCAAGCCATGCGGCAGACATTTGAATTACGCTATTTCGGTACCCTGGCGGCAGTGAAATATGCAACCCCACATCTGCGGTCGGGCGGCTCCATTGTGCTCACCAGCGGCATTGCCAGCCTACGCCCCGGTAAGGGCTGGGCCGTCGCCGCCAGCATCTGCGGGGCCATAGAAGCGCTGACCCGCGCGCTGGCGGTGGAACTGGCCCCCATTCGGGTCAATGCGGTCGTGCCGGGTGTGGTGAAAACCGACATCTGGGCCAGCTTACCTGTGGCCGATCGGGAGGCCATGTACGCCGGCCTCGCGCAAACTCTGCCGGTGGGCAAGGTTGCCGAGGCAGGGGCTGTGGCCCAAACCTACCTCTATCTGCTGCGTCAGCCCTTCAATACAGGGCAAACCGTGGTGGTTGATGGCGGGGCAGTGCTCGTATAA
- a CDS encoding recombinase family protein translates to MSGGVVARGDTVLVARFFHLGRSRDHAIHLVNSFHQRSIHFKALDLGLDTPTPAGKFMRSVFASLAEYARESILKKTKASQQLTAAQGKHTGRPKGLDAEHLGK, encoded by the coding sequence ATGAGTGGTGGGGTTGTGGCGCGAGGGGATACCGTGCTGGTGGCCCGCTTCTTCCACCTGGGTCGCAGCCGCGACCACGCCATTCACCTAGTTAATTCCTTCCACCAGCGCAGTATTCACTTCAAGGCCCTGGACCTGGGCCTTGACACCCCGACGCCGGCGGGCAAGTTCATGCGCTCCGTCTTCGCCTCACTGGCCGAGTACGCCCGCGAGAGCATCCTCAAGAAAACCAAAGCCAGCCAGCAATTGACTGCCGCTCAAGGCAAGCACACCGGCCGGCCCAAAGGGCTCGATGCGGAACATCTGGGAAAGTGA
- a CDS encoding Y-family DNA polymerase: MFALVDCNNFYVSCERAFNPSLRQVPVVVLSNNDGCLISRSAEAKALGLQMGEPYFQVKPLLEQHQVRVFSSNYALYGDMSRRVMHYLASVAPALEIYSIDECFLDLHGLDRYLHPDLATLGAEIRTQVHRRTKIPTCVGIAPTKTLAKLANRLAKKYPKLNGVCYLDTEQKRHKALALTPVEDVWGIGRQYADKLHAQGIRTAAQLAEQRENWARKFLGGVVGVRLLRELQGKVCQHLQPSEDGTLSRQSITYSRTFGTPLTAFPDVVGAVSAFTARAAEKLRRQGSAVNTLSIFLSKDRFSVEPPPYSFSTVVTLPVATSDTSELLRHVRSALKRLWQPDTVYKKAGVVFDGLETAGQQQLNLFASPNKGEVRDRLMQDLDRLNERFGAGAVHFAAAFVRKGERAAWDSRAAYQSPAYTTDWAQLWTIG; the protein is encoded by the coding sequence ATGTTCGCGCTAGTGGATTGCAACAACTTCTACGTGAGTTGTGAGCGCGCCTTCAACCCCTCGCTGCGGCAGGTACCCGTCGTCGTGCTCAGCAACAACGATGGGTGTTTGATTTCGCGCTCGGCCGAAGCCAAGGCCCTGGGTTTGCAGATGGGCGAGCCCTACTTCCAGGTCAAGCCCCTGCTCGAGCAGCACCAGGTGCGGGTGTTCTCCTCTAACTACGCCCTCTACGGGGACATGTCGCGCCGGGTCATGCACTACCTGGCCTCGGTCGCGCCGGCCCTCGAGATCTACAGCATCGATGAGTGTTTTCTGGACTTGCACGGCCTGGACCGTTACCTGCACCCCGACCTGGCGACCCTAGGGGCGGAGATCCGGACCCAAGTGCACCGCCGTACCAAGATACCCACCTGCGTGGGCATCGCCCCCACCAAGACGCTGGCCAAGCTGGCCAACCGCTTAGCCAAGAAGTACCCCAAACTAAACGGGGTCTGTTATCTGGACACCGAGCAGAAACGACACAAGGCCTTGGCCCTCACCCCGGTCGAGGACGTGTGGGGCATTGGGCGCCAATACGCCGACAAGCTCCATGCGCAAGGCATCCGTACCGCCGCGCAACTCGCCGAGCAGCGGGAGAATTGGGCCCGCAAGTTCCTGGGCGGCGTGGTGGGCGTGCGGCTGCTGCGCGAGCTACAAGGCAAAGTATGCCAGCACTTGCAGCCCTCGGAGGACGGGACGCTCTCGCGCCAGTCGATTACCTACAGCCGCACCTTTGGCACGCCCCTAACGGCCTTTCCCGATGTGGTAGGTGCCGTGAGTGCCTTCACCGCCCGCGCCGCCGAGAAGCTGCGCCGCCAAGGGTCGGCCGTCAACACGCTCTCGATCTTCCTGAGCAAGGACCGCTTCAGTGTGGAGCCCCCACCGTATTCGTTCTCGACCGTGGTCACCTTGCCCGTCGCCACCAGCGACACCAGCGAGCTGCTGCGCCACGTGCGCTCGGCCCTCAAACGGCTCTGGCAGCCCGACACGGTCTACAAGAAAGCCGGGGTCGTGTTCGACGGGCTGGAAACAGCCGGTCAACAACAGCTCAACCTGTTTGCCTCCCCCAATAAGGGCGAAGTCCGTGACCGGTTAATGCAAGACCTTGATCGGCTCAATGAACGCTTCGGCGCCGGGGCCGTTCACTTTGCCGCCGCGTTCGTGCGCAAAGGCGAGCGCGCGGCCTGGGATAGTCGTGCCGCCTACCAAAGTCCGGCCTATACCACGGACTGGGCGCAATTATGGACGATCGGGTAG